In Nostoc edaphicum CCNP1411, the sequence GGAAATGCAACTCAAAAGCGGCTCTGCCGCAAGTCTAGAGGCAGAGCCTCAAAGACAGGCATTCCCAGTCGGAGACTGGGAACGAGACAATATCTAAAGGCTTTTTCTTGGCTGGCTTTCACGTTAAGTTGACACCAATGCACATTAATGCGTACCTACCAGCTATAGGATAATAATTACGAATTACGAATTACGAATTATCCTGACTCTCTTGCTTATTGGCAAGTTGTTCGTAATGTTCTTTGTCGCGATATTTAATTGTTCTCATCCGTTGATTTCCAACAATTGCTAAAGGTTCAACATTAGCAGTTACAACCGTCCCCGCCGCCACAATTGCACCATCTCCAATGGAAACTCCTGGAACAATAAGGACATTTCCGCCAATCCAAACATTGCGACCGATAACTACAGGTTTATGAATATAGACATTATGTTCATAAGGTAAATCATTACTTTGGTAGTCATGATTTGCAGAGAGAATCACAACGTTAAATCCAAGTGTTGTATTGTCGCCAATTGTAATTCCGCCACGTCCATCTAATATGACATCTTGTCCAATGTAGACTTTATTTCCCAGAGATACATTTTGCGGGTGTTCAATTCTCAAGTCTCGCTTAAATCGTAGTCCTGAGCCACTAAATTTTAATTGACTCTTCAGTTCTTGATGTTTATAGCGCCTGATTTTGGTTTCTAAGTATTCTCCCCACCGTACCAGACGAGGTACTAACCATTGTTCTAATAGTCGCTCTAATTTATTCGTAATTTTATTTTTGATCTCTTTCATAAAACCTCATGGAAGTTTAGGAACCCTCTGGCTTTCAACCAATGAGGGAAAACGACGCGGGTACTTTAGCACTCTTCACATTTATTAGGTTTCCCCAATTAGAGTATTTTCTCGCGTGTGAATAGCCTTTATTAAAAAGCTAGCTAGACAATGCCCACAATAACTTCGCAATTTGCTAAGATAATCTCCTATCCGACCAAAAACCAAAAGACACTCCTATGAAAAAATACTATGTACTAAAAATTTATGCACATAATCAGTCGTGCAAGACTTTCTGAGTTTTGGGAAAAGCACTCTAATGCACAAACTAGCCTGCGGTTATGGTACAAACTTACATCTGTAGCAGAGTGGCAGAACTTGGTAGAGTTACGCCAAACTTTTCCCTCAGCCGATCAAGTCGGTAATTTCACAGTTTTTAACATAAGTGGTAATAATTATCGACTGATTACTTTGGTCGATTACAAATTCCAAAAAGTTTTTATTCGCCATATACTGACACATGCCGAATATGACAAAGATGATTGGAAAAATGATTATTGGTTCACTTGATGCTAACGATTCTTTTGGGATACCAATTTTAAAAATACTTGTTAGGGATTAAAACCCTCAGATATATGAACAACAGCATGAACAGAATTCCTAAGTTATAATTACTTAAAATCCCCTATTAGGGATTGAAACTCTCAGATATCTGGATAGTAATATGAACATAAGTGTTTGTGTTCCAATTCATCAAAATCCCTATTAGGGATTGAAACGATCAGGAATCTGGCAAAATGACCCCTGGAACACCTGTTACTAAAACGTATATTAAATTACTCACATCTTTTCCTCCCCGTCCCGTAACTTCCGAGGAAGAATTGCTGGCTACGCAAGAAGTAATCGATTCTCTAATTGATAAAGGTGAATTAACACCAGATGAACAAGACTATCTCAATGTTTTAGGTACTCTGGTTTATGAGTACGAACAAAAACATCATTCTATAACTGATATTCATGGCGTAGAATTACTTCAAGCGTTAATAGCCGAATTTGGTTTGCGACAAAAAGACTTAATTCCTATCTTTAAAACTGAGTCTATTGTATCTGAAGTCTTGAGTGGACAGCGCAAGCTGACAGTTAAGCATATTGCTCGCCTCGCGGAGTTTTTTCACATTTCGCCTGCTGCTTTTTTTGAATCATAAGAGTGAAAACTTTACAGATTGTCATCGCGGGATTACAGCCTAGCAGAGAAGATATTTGCTAAAGCTGTAACCTATTTAGAAGAGACACTTAAAAGGTAATCAGTTTTAAAGCTTTACAATTTTAAGTATCTCGTCTCGTGCTTCTTCAGGCGATTTACTTTTTGTATAAACAACAAACTTTGCCAAATCATAATTTGAATGATGCTTAACAAAATATTCGTTCAAATCAAACCCATTACTAACAATCCCACCATTACGTTCGTTAAGTATTTGGATAGATTCTTCTAAATCTGGAGAAGGAAGAATCAAGACAACATTTATATATGGATCTAAAATTTGTTGCACCCATCTGAAAAGTTCGTCATCTTCATAAACAGAATGGCCTGCACCAAAATCGATAACACAATTGCTATATTCTGAAAGTACTCTTTCAACCGCGTAGGCTTCAAAAGGTTTCCAATAACGATAAATACCTGGAAATCCTTCTTTTTCTCTTATTTGCTTTGCCAATGCCTCATCATAATTTATTTCCTTATAATAATTCAATCGTACATCGTCCATAGAACACTGTGGAATCCCTAACTTCTGGGCAAGGAGTTTTCCAAGGGTGCTTTTACCTGTACTAATTGGGCCAATAAGAATAATATCTGAAATCTTACGACTCATTTTAAAAAGCCTGAAGATTAGAAACAACTCTGCTATACAAATAAATAAGCCTTAGTTAGTTATAGCTTCAACTCCTCCCTCATCCTCTCTTCCAGCACATCC encodes:
- a CDS encoding acyltransferase; the encoded protein is MKEIKNKITNKLERLLEQWLVPRLVRWGEYLETKIRRYKHQELKSQLKFSGSGLRFKRDLRIEHPQNVSLGNKVYIGQDVILDGRGGITIGDNTTLGFNVVILSANHDYQSNDLPYEHNVYIHKPVVIGRNVWIGGNVLIVPGVSIGDGAIVAAGTVVTANVEPLAIVGNQRMRTIKYRDKEHYEQLANKQESQDNS
- a CDS encoding type II toxin-antitoxin system HigB family toxin, with amino-acid sequence MHIISRARLSEFWEKHSNAQTSLRLWYKLTSVAEWQNLVELRQTFPSADQVGNFTVFNISGNNYRLITLVDYKFQKVFIRHILTHAEYDKDDWKNDYWFT
- a CDS encoding helix-turn-helix domain-containing protein; protein product: MTPGTPVTKTYIKLLTSFPPRPVTSEEELLATQEVIDSLIDKGELTPDEQDYLNVLGTLVYEYEQKHHSITDIHGVELLQALIAEFGLRQKDLIPIFKTESIVSEVLSGQRKLTVKHIARLAEFFHISPAAFFES
- a CDS encoding shikimate kinase — translated: MSRKISDIILIGPISTGKSTLGKLLAQKLGIPQCSMDDVRLNYYKEINYDEALAKQIREKEGFPGIYRYWKPFEAYAVERVLSEYSNCVIDFGAGHSVYEDDELFRWVQQILDPYINVVLILPSPDLEESIQILNERNGGIVSNGFDLNEYFVKHHSNYDLAKFVVYTKSKSPEEARDEILKIVKL